The Glandiceps talaboti chromosome 9, keGlaTala1.1, whole genome shotgun sequence genome window below encodes:
- the LOC144439782 gene encoding uncharacterized protein LOC144439782, with the protein MDNNILHMEHCVLCIQRWMNENLLKLNPDKTELLFFGSSKNISKLDKPTMKIGGIQIQSSTAVRNLGTTLDSRMSMENQVNQVCKAAYYHIRNISKITPYLSEDAVKMLIHAFVTSRLDYCNALLHGTPLKYLRKLQCVQNTCARLITRTKKTNHITPVLFKLHWLPIQQRIKFKLLLITFKALHGLAPPYLSNLLNRYEPVRELRSKDKFLLTINPAQHTYGKRAFVTAAPELWNKLPQEIKQCQTVSSFKGSIKTYLFREAYF; encoded by the coding sequence ATGGACAATAACATATTGCATATGGAACACTGTGTACTATGTATCCAAAGATGGATGAATGAAAACCTGCTGAAACTAAATCCAGATAAAACAGAGTTACTTTTCTTTGGCTCAAGTAAAAACATCAGTAAACTTGATAAACCAACCATGAAAATTGGAGGAATCCAGATACAGTCATCCACTGCAGTTAGAAACCTTGGAACAACTCTTGACAGCCGAATGTCCATGGAAAATCAAGTCAACCAAGTCTGCAAGGCCGCATATTATCACATAAGAAACATCAGTAAAATAACACCATATCTCTCTGAAGATGCAGTAAAGATGTTAATTCATGCATTTGTAACATCCAGACTTGACTATTGCAATGCCCTTTTACATGGTACACCACTCAAGTATCTGCGGAAATTACAGTGTGTTCAAAATACATGTGCGCGATTAATCACCAGGACCAAGAAGACAAACCACATAACACCCGTACTGTTCAAACTTCACTGGCTTCCAATACAGCAACGAATTAAGTTCAAGCTTCTTCTGATTACGTTCAAGGCACTGCATGGCTTAGCACCGCCATATCTATCAAATCTACTCAATCGGTATGAGCCTGTACGCGAACTTCGGTCAAAGGACAAATTTCTTCTCACAATTAACCCAGCTCAACATACTTATGGAAAACGTGCGTTTGTTACTGCTGCACCAGAACTATGGAATAAATTACCACAGGAAATCAAACAATGTCAAACAGTGTCATCTTTTAAAGGGAGTATCAAGACTTACCTTTTTAGAGAAGCGTATTTCTAA
- the LOC144439783 gene encoding uncharacterized protein LOC144439783: MESLLKSPSDQCRLIVVYRPPPSTKNKSTTSSFLEEFTDFLSTKCVSPGKLLITGDFNLHLDDENNRDTCQFKNMLDSVNLTQHVQQATHQRGHMLDLVITRTSENTVEDIKISDPVISDHFAVSFKIPVTKPKPTRKILSSRKITDINIEDVCTDIQNSPLITRPSSVLTSLIDQYDESLRNILDTHAPIRQRTVIMRPNIKWYNDEIRDAKRKRRLAERNWRRTKLTIHRQIYKSQCLTVNQLIHSAKINYYRHIIQENGNNQKALFNVVNKLLHKSKEMQLPSHTSTEEIAERFSNFFVDKIKTIRVNLQNQACGNYTTNQSTNDASTKLVIFEPTNEDELRKIITRSPNKSCNLDPIPTSILKQVLDDLLPSLVNIVNLSLSTGCVPDKLKTAIVKPLLKKQNLDPEIMKNYRPVSNLSFLSKTIEKVVATRINDHLHSNKLDETMQSAYKTHHSTETALLRVQNDILSALDNGKIVMMVLLDLSAAFDTVDHSILISRLQNRMGITGTALSWIESYLRNRQQTTSK, translated from the coding sequence ATGGAATCTCTACTGAAATCTCCCTCTGATCAATGCCGGCTAATTGTTGTATATCGTCCCCCACCATCAACTAAGAATAAATCAACAACCTCCTCATTTCTTGAAGAATTCACTGATTTTCTGTCAACCAAATGTGTATCACCTGGTAAACTTTTGATAACAGGCGATTTCAACTTACACCTTGATGATGAAAACAACAGGGATACATGCCAGTTCAAAAACATGCTGGATTCTGTGAATCTTACTCAACATGTACAACAAGCAACTCACCAACGAGGACACATGCTGGACTTAGTCATCACAAGAACATCAGAGAACACTGTTGAAGACATTAAAATATCAGATCCAGTAATATCAGATCATTTTGCCGTATCATTTAAAATACCTGTCACCAAACCAAAGCCTACGAGAAAGATATTATCATCGAGAAAAATAACAGACATCAATATTGAAGATgtttgtacagatatacaaaattCACCATTGATCACTCGACCTTCTTCCGTCCTTACGTCACTTATTGACCAGTATGATGAATCGCTACGTAATATCCTTGATACCCATGCACCTATACGTCAACGAACTGTCATTATGAGACCAAACATAAAATGGTATAATGATGAAATAAGAGATGCAAAACGTAAGAGGCGACTGGCAGAGCGGAACTGGAGGAGGACAAAACTAACGATTCATCGccagatatataaatcacagtGTCTTACAGTCAACCAGTTAATTCACAGCGCTAAAATCAACTACTATCGCCATATCATTCAGGAAAATGGAAACAACCAGAAAGCCCTGTTTAATGTAGTTAATAAGCTGCTCCATAAATCAAAGGAAATGCAACTACCTTCACATACATCAACTGAAGAAATTGCTGAACGTTTCTCAAATTTCTTTGTGGATAAAATTAAGACAATACGAGTAAATCTACAAAATCAAGCATGTGGTAATTACACAACCAACCAAAGTACAAACGATGCATCTACAAAGCTAGTCATCTTTGAACCCACTAATGAAGATGAACTGAGAAAAATAATCACAAGATCACCAAATAAAAGTTGCAATCTCGATCCAATACCAACGTCAATTCTCAAACAAGTGCTTGATGATCTACTACCATCCCTTGTCAACATTGTCAACTTATCACTCTCTACTGGATGTGTACCTGACAAGTTAAAAACTGCCATAGTCAAGCCACTTCTAAAGAAACAAAATCTTGATCCAGAAATAATGAAGAACTACAGACCAGTATCCAACCTCTCATTCCTGTCGAAAACAATTGAGAAAGTCGTTGCGACGAGGATCAATGATCATTTACACTCTAACAAATTAGATGAAACCATGCAATCCGCTTACAAGACACACCACAGTACAGAAACAGCACTTCTCCGGGTACAAAATGACATTCTTTCAGCACTTGACAATGGTAAAATCGTTATGATGGTACTGCTTGATCTCTCTGCAGCTTTCGATACTGTGGACCATTCTATCCTTATCTCTCGGCTACAAAATCGTATGGGTATTACAGGAACTGCACTATCATGGATCGAGTCATACCTCAGAAATCGTCAACAGACAACAAGTAAATGA